In Aquimarina spinulae, a single window of DNA contains:
- a CDS encoding DUF58 domain-containing protein: MDTKELLKKVRKIEIKTRRLSDHIFGGEYHSTFKGRGMTFSEVRQYQFGDDVRNIDWNVTARYNEPYIKVFEEERELTMMLMVDVSGSQLFGTQEQFKKGIITEISATLAFSATQNNDKIGLILFTDEIELFIPPKKGRSHVLRIIRELLEFEPKSKKTNITEALKFLSNVMKKKAIVFILSDFIADDYQHTLKIAGGKHDVTGIRVYDRREEEIPNLGMVQMEDEETGELLLVNTGSKKTRTNYSKYYHERVDYFKDSFTRSGAGSLSSRIDESYVKKLLGYFKRRG; encoded by the coding sequence ATGGATACTAAAGAGTTACTAAAAAAAGTTCGAAAAATTGAAATTAAGACGCGTCGCTTGAGTGACCACATCTTTGGAGGAGAGTATCACTCTACTTTTAAAGGACGTGGTATGACTTTTAGTGAAGTACGACAATATCAATTTGGTGATGATGTACGTAATATAGACTGGAATGTAACAGCTCGTTATAATGAACCGTATATAAAAGTGTTTGAAGAAGAGCGAGAACTTACTATGATGTTGATGGTGGATGTTTCGGGATCACAACTTTTTGGTACTCAAGAACAATTTAAAAAAGGAATCATTACCGAAATTTCAGCAACTTTAGCATTTTCTGCAACTCAGAATAATGACAAGATAGGATTGATTTTATTTACCGATGAAATAGAATTATTTATTCCGCCTAAAAAAGGAAGATCTCATGTGCTAAGAATTATAAGAGAACTGTTAGAATTCGAGCCTAAAAGTAAAAAAACGAATATTACAGAAGCATTGAAGTTTTTGTCTAATGTGATGAAAAAGAAAGCGATCGTTTTTATACTGTCTGATTTTATTGCAGATGATTACCAACATACATTAAAAATTGCAGGAGGAAAACACGATGTTACCGGGATAAGAGTGTATGATCGAAGAGAAGAAGAAATCCCTAATCTGGGAATGGTGCAAATGGAAGATGAAGAGACAGGAGAACTTTTGCTGGTGAATACAGGTTCTAAAAAAACACGAACCAATTATAGTAAATATTATCATGAAAGAGTAGATTACTTTAAGGATAGTTTTACTCGCAGTGGAGCGGGTTCTTTGAGTAGTAGAATTGATGAGAGCTATGTGAAGAAATTGTTAGGCTATTTTAAAAGAAGAGGATAA
- a CDS encoding carbonic anhydrase family protein, with protein MKAHTKETQAAITPQTALQMLKEGNQRFQHKHMADRNLLDQVSDTKGGQYPFATILSCIDSRVSSELIFDQGIGDIFSARVAGNFVNEDILGSMEFACKLAGTKLVVVLGHTACGAVKGACDDAKLGNLTALLSKIKPAVAAVSEPAAPAERTSKNIDFVNEVAVKNVEMTIDNIRSQSEVLREMEANNEIKIIGGMYNISDGSVKFFEG; from the coding sequence ATGAAAGCACATACTAAAGAAACACAGGCCGCAATTACTCCGCAAACTGCATTACAGATGCTTAAAGAAGGAAATCAAAGGTTTCAGCATAAGCATATGGCAGATAGAAATCTTTTAGATCAGGTAAGTGATACTAAAGGGGGACAATATCCTTTTGCTACGATCCTTAGTTGTATAGATTCAAGAGTTTCTTCAGAATTAATTTTTGATCAGGGAATAGGAGATATTTTCAGCGCTCGTGTGGCTGGTAATTTTGTTAATGAAGATATTCTGGGTAGTATGGAGTTTGCCTGTAAGCTTGCAGGAACAAAACTAGTTGTAGTATTAGGACATACCGCATGTGGAGCCGTAAAGGGAGCATGTGATGATGCCAAACTAGGAAATCTTACTGCTTTATTAAGTAAAATTAAGCCTGCAGTTGCCGCGGTTTCAGAACCAGCTGCTCCTGCTGAAAGAACTTCTAAAAATATTGATTTTGTTAATGAAGTAGCTGTAAAAAATGTAGAGATGACCATCGATAATATAAGAAGCCAAAGTGAAGTACTTCGTGAGATGGAAGCGAATAATGAAATTAAGATTATTGGCGGTATGTACAATATTAGTGACGGAAGTGTCAAGTTTTTTGAAGGATAG
- a CDS encoding DUF4381 domain-containing protein has protein sequence MTNYELRFEKRTIQPGALRLFIWMIFFVFSGLGAFAQVSATIDSTTIEIGNEIRYKMQVEADSTQIVVFPEGQTFTPLEVIESQKIDTSRNGKRFNLTKEYALTQFDSGHYTIPRQKVVIGDKVFFTDSLKVEVRDILVDTTKQKMYEIKPLVDVDAKFAFNWKKWFLWIGISLLILGVITFFIFRRKKRKANKEDELPPYERAILALQKIDESHLLEKDSHKEYYSQLSDTARKYIDEEVYDHAMESTTDELITRLDEEIRSGNLNLDKTTIEELKNVLKTADMAKFAKSKPDIITAKSDRNVIEQVIHKTKSAIPEPTEEELLADEEYRKTVAEKKRRKKIIFGSLGGVAAVAITLLIFILVKGYDVVKDTLLGHPTKELAETEWITSAYGSPPVTVATPRVLIRNAYQMTEEQKQTLKGNETFVYGSLAGNFYVVVTTIQYKQPTEIKLNKVVEGVVGKFESIGAKNISVKDEEYETLGGAKGVKVFGDLEIVNPVTKKKQKNSYLMLNFAENSGFQQITLVYDIEDRYAKDVAERIINSVELKNTK, from the coding sequence ATGACGAATTACGAATTACGATTTGAAAAAAGAACTATACAACCAGGAGCCCTTAGGCTTTTTATCTGGATGATATTCTTTGTTTTTAGTGGGCTTGGAGCTTTTGCCCAAGTTTCGGCGACAATCGACTCTACTACAATAGAAATAGGAAATGAGATTCGATATAAAATGCAAGTCGAAGCAGATTCGACTCAAATAGTTGTTTTTCCTGAAGGACAAACATTTACTCCTTTAGAAGTAATCGAATCACAAAAAATAGATACCTCTAGAAACGGAAAACGTTTTAACCTTACCAAAGAGTATGCATTAACTCAATTTGATTCTGGTCATTATACCATACCAAGGCAAAAAGTAGTGATTGGCGACAAGGTCTTTTTTACAGATTCTCTTAAAGTTGAGGTTAGAGATATTTTGGTAGATACTACCAAACAAAAGATGTATGAGATCAAACCTCTGGTTGATGTAGATGCTAAATTTGCTTTTAACTGGAAGAAATGGTTCTTATGGATTGGTATTTCACTACTTATATTAGGGGTGATCACTTTTTTTATATTCAGAAGAAAAAAACGTAAAGCAAATAAAGAAGATGAGCTGCCTCCTTATGAAAGAGCAATACTAGCACTTCAGAAAATTGACGAGTCTCATTTATTAGAAAAAGATTCGCATAAAGAATACTATTCGCAGTTAAGTGATACCGCTCGTAAATATATCGATGAAGAAGTGTATGATCATGCTATGGAAAGCACCACAGATGAGTTAATTACACGACTTGATGAAGAGATTAGATCAGGAAATCTTAATTTGGATAAGACCACTATTGAAGAACTTAAGAATGTGTTGAAAACCGCAGATATGGCCAAGTTTGCCAAATCTAAACCTGATATCATAACAGCAAAATCAGATCGTAATGTTATCGAACAAGTGATTCATAAGACAAAAAGTGCAATACCAGAACCAACCGAAGAAGAATTATTGGCAGATGAAGAATATAGAAAAACAGTAGCCGAGAAAAAACGCAGGAAGAAAATTATTTTTGGTAGCCTTGGAGGCGTTGCAGCGGTTGCTATTACATTACTGATTTTTATTTTGGTAAAAGGGTATGATGTTGTAAAAGACACGCTACTTGGGCACCCGACAAAAGAATTGGCAGAAACCGAATGGATTACAAGTGCATATGGTTCTCCCCCTGTTACTGTTGCTACTCCCAGAGTATTGATTCGTAATGCATATCAAATGACAGAAGAACAAAAGCAAACTCTTAAAGGGAATGAAACTTTTGTATATGGAAGTCTGGCGGGAAATTTCTATGTAGTTGTAACCACAATACAATATAAACAGCCTACCGAAATAAAATTAAATAAAGTGGTCGAAGGTGTTGTAGGAAAATTTGAGTCTATAGGAGCAAAGAATATTTCTGTAAAAGATGAAGAATATGAAACTTTGGGTGGAGCAAAAGGAGTTAAAGTGTTTGGAGATTTAGAAATAGTGAATCCTGTAACCAAAAAGAAACAAAAAAATAGCTACCTAATGTTGAATTTTGCTGAAAATAGCGGGTTTCAACAAATCACTTTGGTATATGATATAGAAGATCGTTATGCGAAAGATGTTGCCGAGCGTATTATTAATTCTGTAGAACTTAAAAATACCAAATAA
- a CDS encoding vWA domain-containing protein — protein sequence MFENFTFENPQFFWLFLLLPLAIGWYIWKRNKQQAALKISSVKGFKISGSWLTKLKPLLFIIRLIALSLIITALARPRTVDVSTKTKTTKGIDIVMSIDVSASMLAKDLRPNRLEALKEVAAEFIKDRPNDRIGLVVYAGESFTKTPITSDKSIVLGSLKDVKYDNVLENGTAIGMGLATSVNRLKDSKAKSKVIILLTDGSNNAGFIDPKIASELAVEYGIKTYTIGIGTNGMALAPVAILPNGSFQYGRVQVEIDEDLLKEIAKVTGGKYFRATNNKKLQQIYQEIDKLERTDIEEFKFYNYEEKFRSLVLLAGLLIFIEFLFRYTIFRSFI from the coding sequence ATGTTTGAAAATTTTACATTTGAGAATCCACAGTTTTTTTGGTTGTTTTTACTACTTCCATTAGCAATAGGGTGGTATATATGGAAACGAAATAAGCAACAAGCAGCTTTAAAAATATCTAGCGTTAAAGGATTTAAAATTTCTGGAAGCTGGCTCACAAAATTAAAACCGTTGTTGTTTATCATACGCCTAATAGCATTATCTTTAATTATTACTGCATTAGCAAGACCTAGAACGGTAGATGTATCTACCAAAACTAAAACTACCAAGGGTATCGATATTGTAATGTCGATAGATGTGTCTGCCAGTATGTTGGCAAAAGACCTTAGACCTAATAGATTAGAAGCATTAAAAGAAGTAGCTGCAGAATTTATTAAAGATCGACCCAATGATCGTATTGGTTTGGTCGTATATGCAGGAGAGAGCTTTACCAAAACTCCAATTACAAGTGATAAGTCAATTGTGCTGGGTAGTTTAAAAGATGTAAAATATGATAATGTCTTAGAGAATGGTACGGCTATAGGAATGGGATTGGCAACGTCTGTAAATCGACTTAAAGACAGTAAAGCTAAAAGTAAAGTGATTATTTTACTTACAGACGGTTCTAATAATGCTGGTTTTATAGACCCTAAGATTGCTTCAGAACTAGCAGTAGAATATGGTATTAAAACCTATACAATTGGTATTGGCACAAACGGAATGGCTTTGGCTCCTGTAGCTATATTACCAAACGGATCTTTTCAATACGGTAGAGTGCAAGTAGAAATCGATGAAGATTTATTAAAAGAAATTGCTAAAGTTACCGGAGGTAAATATTTTAGAGCAACAAATAACAAAAAATTACAACAGATTTATCAAGAAATTGATAAATTAGAAAGAACAGATATCGAAGAATTTAAATTCTATAATTATGAAGAAAAATTTAGATCATTGGTGCTGCTGGCAGGATTATTAATTTTTATAGAATTTTTGTTTAGGTATACAATATTTAGAAGTTTTATTTAA
- a CDS encoding SulP family inorganic anion transporter, giving the protein MSFFKTLKNDLPASIVVFFVALPLCLGIALASGAPLFSGLIAGIIGGIVVGALSGSQIGVSGPAAGLAAIVLTSIGSLGGFENFLVAVVLGGVIQIVLGLLKAGIIGYYFPSSVIKGMLTGIGIIIILKQIPYFFGYIPGKGEGAFEQIFNSLLDLSIGSTLIALIGLGILILWSNVLTKKAKIFQLIQGPLVAVVVGIVFYKILGSSGTFGINPKSLVNVPIPSDISSFLGQFSFPNFEVITQGDVWLIAFTIALVASLETLLCVEATDKIDPEKRVTPTNRELLAQGTGNIISGLIGGLPITQVIVRSSANIQSGGKSKFSAIVHGFFLLISVIAIPKLLNFIPLSVLAAILLIVGYKLAKPATFATMWKSGWKQFVPFIVTVLGIVFIDLLWGIGLGLMVGVVVILFKSYQNSHFLHIEDESNGKHKIKMTLAEEVTFFNKGAILKELDSLPEDTYLTLDVRKTRFLDYDIVEILEDFSEKARNKNIDINLISERGIVENPESYIKFFKLRSKTA; this is encoded by the coding sequence ATGAGTTTTTTTAAAACATTAAAAAATGATTTACCGGCAAGTATTGTCGTATTTTTTGTGGCATTACCGTTATGTTTAGGTATTGCCTTAGCCAGTGGAGCTCCCTTGTTCTCTGGATTGATTGCAGGAATCATTGGAGGTATTGTGGTAGGAGCCTTAAGTGGTTCTCAAATTGGAGTGAGTGGACCAGCTGCTGGATTAGCTGCTATTGTATTGACCTCGATCGGATCGTTAGGAGGTTTCGAAAACTTTCTGGTTGCCGTTGTTCTGGGAGGAGTTATTCAAATAGTATTGGGATTATTAAAAGCAGGAATAATAGGATATTATTTTCCTTCTTCTGTAATTAAAGGAATGCTTACAGGTATAGGAATTATTATTATCCTGAAACAAATCCCATATTTCTTTGGATATATTCCAGGAAAGGGAGAAGGTGCTTTTGAGCAGATTTTTAATTCTTTATTAGATTTAAGCATAGGGAGCACCCTTATTGCCTTGATAGGTTTGGGAATACTAATTCTTTGGAGTAATGTACTTACTAAAAAGGCAAAAATATTCCAATTAATACAAGGACCTTTAGTTGCTGTTGTTGTAGGAATTGTATTTTACAAAATACTTGGTTCATCAGGAACTTTTGGGATTAACCCCAAAAGCTTGGTAAATGTGCCAATCCCATCAGATATATCTAGTTTCTTAGGGCAATTTAGTTTTCCTAATTTCGAAGTAATTACGCAAGGAGATGTGTGGTTAATCGCTTTTACTATTGCTCTGGTAGCAAGCTTAGAAACGTTACTTTGTGTAGAAGCTACAGATAAAATTGATCCCGAAAAAAGAGTTACTCCAACAAATAGAGAGTTATTGGCCCAAGGAACAGGAAATATCATTTCGGGACTTATAGGTGGGTTACCTATTACACAGGTAATTGTTCGTAGTTCTGCAAATATCCAATCTGGAGGTAAGTCAAAGTTTTCTGCAATTGTTCACGGGTTCTTTCTGTTAATTTCGGTAATTGCTATTCCAAAGCTACTTAACTTTATTCCTCTTTCTGTATTAGCAGCTATATTATTAATTGTAGGATATAAGCTGGCTAAACCTGCTACTTTTGCCACTATGTGGAAATCTGGTTGGAAACAATTCGTACCTTTTATTGTTACTGTTTTAGGTATAGTTTTTATCGATTTGTTATGGGGAATCGGACTAGGATTGATGGTAGGAGTTGTAGTAATTTTGTTTAAGAGCTATCAAAACTCACATTTCTTACATATAGAAGATGAAAGTAATGGAAAACATAAGATAAAAATGACTCTTGCCGAAGAGGTGACATTTTTCAATAAAGGAGCCATTTTAAAAGAACTTGATAGTTTGCCAGAAGATACTTATCTTACCTTGGATGTTAGAAAAACACGTTTTCTGGATTATGATATCGTAGAAATTCTGGAAGATTTTTCTGAAAAAGCAAGAAACAAAAATATTGATATCAATCTGATTTCAGAAAGAGGAATCGTAGAAAACCCAGAGAGTTACATAAAGTTTTTTAAGCTTAGATCTAAAACTGCATAA
- a CDS encoding tetratricopeptide repeat protein, with amino-acid sequence MKKILCVILCFQIGIICSQEENRDQIINEANQFIATGNKVLVKDGNFPKAEGEYRKAIAKNPVNPTAKYNLANAYYNSEKYDEATHRYTEAAKVASAKSEKHKAFHNQGNTYMEQKKYKEAVEAYKNALRNNPKDDETRYNLALAKKMLEQQQQQNDQNKDKDKDKDQKEDNKDKKEGDDKEDKKGDDGDKEKEKGEDQKDKEGDKGEDKKDEGDKEKDDKGEPKDEKKDKGKDQKEQEGEPKDQQQQQQQVQGKLSPEQVKSLLEAMNNQEKKVQDKINAKKAQGSKVKTDKDW; translated from the coding sequence ATGAAAAAGATTTTATGTGTTATATTATGTTTTCAGATAGGGATCATATGTTCTCAGGAAGAGAATCGTGATCAAATTATTAATGAAGCAAATCAGTTTATAGCTACAGGTAATAAGGTTCTGGTTAAAGATGGTAATTTTCCTAAGGCAGAAGGAGAATACAGAAAAGCAATTGCCAAAAATCCTGTAAATCCTACAGCAAAGTATAATTTGGCTAATGCATACTATAATTCTGAAAAATATGATGAAGCTACCCATCGTTATACAGAAGCAGCTAAGGTAGCTTCGGCTAAGTCAGAAAAACATAAGGCATTTCATAATCAGGGAAATACCTATATGGAGCAAAAAAAATATAAAGAAGCTGTTGAAGCTTATAAAAATGCGCTTAGAAATAATCCCAAAGATGATGAAACGCGTTATAATCTTGCATTGGCAAAGAAAATGCTAGAGCAACAACAACAGCAAAACGATCAGAATAAGGATAAAGATAAAGACAAAGATCAGAAGGAAGATAATAAGGATAAGAAAGAGGGTGACGATAAAGAAGATAAAAAGGGAGATGATGGAGATAAGGAAAAAGAAAAGGGAGAAGATCAAAAGGATAAAGAAGGAGATAAAGGAGAGGATAAAAAAGATGAGGGAGATAAAGAAAAGGATGACAAGGGTGAGCCTAAAGATGAGAAAAAGGATAAAGGAAAAGACCAAAAAGAACAGGAAGGTGAACCTAAAGATCAGCAACAACAGCAGCAACAAGTTCAGGGTAAATTATCACCAGAACAAGTTAAAAGCTTACTCGAAGCTATGAATAATCAAGAAAAGAAAGTTCAGGATAAGATTAACGCCAAAAAAGCTCAGGGATCAAAAGTTAAAACAGATAAAGACTGGTAA
- a CDS encoding vWA domain-containing protein → MYVLEEKIYFWLLLGIPVLILLFLGVLVWQKTAQKKFADAALLKKLSPNRSIFKSVLKIIVISLALACLVIALVNPKVGTKLETVKREGVDVVFAIDVSKSMLAEDIAPNRLEKSKQLVTQIINNLASDRIGIIAYAGSAFPQLPITTDYASGKMFLQSMNTEMLSSQGTAIYEAIELAKTYYNDEEQTNRVLFIVSDGEDHEGNVKAIAEEAAKEGIKIFTIGVGLEKGAPIPIKRNGIVQTYKKNSQGSTVITKLNPTTLQEIANEANGTYIDGRNTSKVVEEVTTILQNMDKKEFEAKQFADFKDQFQWFLFAGLLLLFLDIFLLERKTSWVKKLNLFNEQ, encoded by the coding sequence ATGTACGTATTAGAAGAGAAAATATATTTCTGGTTATTATTGGGTATTCCAGTACTAATTCTGCTGTTTTTGGGAGTGTTAGTTTGGCAAAAGACAGCTCAAAAGAAGTTTGCAGATGCAGCACTTCTTAAAAAATTGAGCCCTAATCGATCTATCTTTAAATCAGTATTAAAGATTATTGTAATTAGTTTAGCTCTGGCTTGTCTGGTGATTGCCCTGGTTAATCCTAAGGTAGGTACAAAACTTGAAACCGTAAAACGAGAAGGAGTAGATGTCGTTTTTGCAATAGACGTATCTAAAAGTATGCTAGCAGAAGATATTGCACCCAATAGATTAGAAAAATCAAAGCAATTGGTTACCCAGATTATCAATAATCTGGCAAGCGATCGTATTGGGATCATTGCATATGCAGGTAGTGCTTTTCCTCAATTACCAATTACTACAGATTACGCATCGGGAAAGATGTTTCTACAATCTATGAATACAGAAATGCTATCTTCTCAAGGAACTGCAATTTATGAAGCTATAGAATTAGCAAAAACATACTATAATGATGAAGAGCAAACCAATAGAGTTTTATTTATTGTAAGTGATGGTGAAGATCATGAAGGTAATGTAAAAGCCATTGCAGAAGAAGCCGCCAAAGAAGGAATTAAGATTTTTACAATAGGCGTAGGATTAGAAAAAGGAGCACCCATACCTATAAAGCGAAATGGAATTGTACAAACGTATAAGAAAAATAGTCAGGGAAGTACGGTAATTACCAAATTAAACCCGACAACTTTACAGGAAATTGCGAATGAAGCAAATGGCACATACATTGATGGTAGAAATACAAGTAAAGTTGTAGAAGAAGTGACTACTATACTGCAAAATATGGATAAAAAAGAATTTGAAGCCAAGCAGTTTGCAGATTTTAAAGATCAATTTCAGTGGTTTCTGTTTGCCGGATTGTTATTATTATTTTTAGATATTTTCTTATTAGAAAGAAAAACATCTTGGGTAAAAAAATTAAACCTGTTTAACGAACAATAG
- a CDS encoding BatD family protein, whose translation MKLKLIFLTLFLATTQFALAQVRFEAKVSKKKLGVNERLRVDFEMNKDGDNFTPPSFSGFTVVGGPNQSISNSWVNGKRSYAKTFSYFLEPTRRGQFTIKQATIEIDGQTYKTLPIRIEVTGAVDKPKDGNNTDFVASENLHLIAEVSKSNPYLNEAITVVYKLYVSPRISVSNWRELDSPKYSDFWSQAIDMKQLKIENGEYKGEPYRYVVLRKTVLYPQKTGKLNIEPLTLTVSVDVPTKRRDIFGGRLYTTVNKTVAAGNRVIEAKPLPIQGKPDDFSGAVGDFDFKVTTNKTELDATESLDAKVLVTGNGNLKLFDLPKLNVPNGLEQYEPQHNERVRTNLTGMGGSISDTYTLVPQYKGKYPIPSISFSYFDLKTKTYKRITSDEIVINVKNGPDGGDTVVTSESGGTNKKLVTQAGNQFRFLKLNAGLQTIQKEHFFKSTAYWLSLTAPLLAIPLFLFFGKKRQERLSDISGNRVRKADKLARKYLSEAKKNLGNQKEFYIAMERALHNYLKAKLHIQTSDMSKERIQRLLKERDVEDAISIEFIALLESCEFARYTPSSTSAMQQDYDKASRVIASIDKQL comes from the coding sequence ATGAAACTAAAACTAATTTTTCTAACACTATTTCTGGCCACAACGCAGTTTGCATTGGCGCAGGTGAGGTTCGAGGCTAAAGTAAGCAAGAAAAAGTTAGGTGTAAATGAAAGATTACGAGTGGATTTTGAAATGAATAAGGATGGAGACAATTTTACACCTCCTTCCTTTTCGGGGTTTACCGTTGTAGGTGGACCTAATCAATCTATTAGTAATTCTTGGGTTAATGGAAAACGATCATACGCCAAAACATTTAGTTATTTTCTTGAGCCTACTCGTAGAGGACAATTTACTATAAAACAAGCAACTATAGAGATTGATGGGCAAACATATAAAACATTACCCATTAGAATTGAAGTTACAGGTGCAGTAGATAAACCAAAGGATGGTAATAATACAGATTTTGTTGCAAGTGAAAATCTTCATCTTATAGCAGAGGTTTCTAAATCAAACCCTTATTTGAATGAAGCAATTACAGTAGTCTATAAACTGTATGTTAGTCCGAGAATTAGTGTAAGTAACTGGCGAGAGCTAGACAGTCCAAAATATAGCGACTTTTGGAGTCAGGCGATCGATATGAAACAGCTCAAAATTGAAAATGGAGAATATAAAGGAGAACCATATCGTTATGTAGTACTTCGTAAAACAGTACTATACCCACAAAAGACAGGTAAATTAAATATAGAACCTCTTACCCTAACCGTTTCTGTAGATGTTCCCACAAAAAGAAGAGATATTTTTGGTGGTAGACTGTATACTACAGTTAATAAGACTGTAGCTGCAGGTAATAGAGTAATAGAAGCAAAGCCTTTACCAATACAAGGAAAACCAGATGATTTTTCGGGTGCAGTAGGAGATTTTGATTTTAAAGTAACCACTAATAAAACAGAGCTGGATGCCACAGAATCCCTCGATGCTAAGGTTTTGGTTACAGGTAATGGTAATTTAAAACTGTTTGATTTACCAAAGCTTAATGTGCCAAATGGTTTAGAACAATACGAACCTCAGCATAATGAAAGAGTGCGAACAAATCTAACAGGTATGGGTGGAAGCATATCTGATACCTATACCTTAGTACCACAATATAAAGGTAAATATCCTATACCATCAATTTCGTTTTCTTATTTTGATTTGAAAACAAAAACGTATAAAAGAATTACATCGGATGAGATTGTAATTAATGTAAAAAATGGACCTGATGGAGGGGATACTGTAGTGACATCAGAATCGGGAGGAACAAATAAAAAACTGGTGACTCAAGCAGGAAATCAATTTAGATTCTTAAAACTAAATGCGGGACTTCAGACTATTCAAAAAGAACACTTTTTTAAGTCTACTGCATATTGGTTATCATTAACGGCACCGTTATTAGCAATTCCTCTATTCCTTTTCTTTGGTAAAAAAAGGCAAGAACGATTAAGTGATATTAGTGGTAACCGAGTTCGTAAAGCAGATAAACTAGCTCGTAAATACCTTTCTGAAGCTAAAAAAAATCTAGGAAACCAAAAGGAATTCTATATTGCTATGGAACGAGCATTGCACAATTATTTAAAAGCTAAGCTACATATCCAGACAAGCGATATGAGTAAAGAACGTATCCAAAGATTATTAAAAGAGCGTGATGTTGAAGATGCGATATCTATAGAATTTATTGCATTGCTAGAGAGTTGTGAGTTTGCAAGATATACTCCATCTTCTACTTCAGCAATGCAGCAGGATTATGATAAAGCCTCTAGAGTAATTGCCTCAATAGATAAACAACTATAA
- a CDS encoding tetratricopeptide repeat protein — MKRIVETLIFLSIALGFSQNQEAFQRGNSLYNQEKYQEAIDAYKSILDTGQESASLYYNLGNANYKLTNIGPSIFYYEKALALSPNDEDIKNNLAFAQKATIDAIDVIPEGFISRTFKKFTNMMDFDSWAWFSVICIIAFVILFILYYTAHNSTKKRIFFVGSWAILILGLFGVFFAFSQYNYIKNNQFAIIFAQETTIKSEPNLRSEEVFELHEGTKVQVTETVNDWKKIKLADGKIGWIPKTDLREL; from the coding sequence ATGAAAAGAATAGTTGAAACACTTATTTTTTTAAGTATAGCACTGGGTTTTTCTCAGAATCAAGAAGCATTTCAGAGAGGAAACTCATTATATAATCAAGAAAAGTATCAGGAAGCTATAGATGCATATAAATCGATTTTGGATACAGGTCAGGAATCAGCTTCGCTATACTATAATCTAGGCAATGCAAACTATAAATTAACTAACATAGGTCCTAGTATTTTTTATTATGAAAAAGCGTTAGCATTATCGCCTAATGATGAAGATATCAAAAACAACCTGGCTTTTGCCCAGAAAGCAACAATAGATGCAATAGATGTAATCCCAGAAGGTTTTATTTCAAGAACATTTAAGAAATTTACTAATATGATGGATTTTGATAGCTGGGCATGGTTTTCGGTGATCTGTATTATTGCATTTGTTATCCTGTTTATTTTGTATTATACAGCACATAACTCTACAAAAAAGAGAATATTCTTTGTAGGATCATGGGCGATATTAATTTTGGGATTATTTGGAGTATTCTTTGCTTTTTCACAATACAATTATATTAAAAACAACCAGTTTGCAATCATTTTTGCCCAGGAGACAACCATAAAAAGTGAACCAAACCTTAGAAGCGAAGAAGTTTTCGAACTTCATGAAGGAACCAAAGTACAGGTGACAGAAACCGTAAATGATTGGAAAAAAATTAAACTTGCCGATGGCAAAATTGGTTGGATTCCTAAAACAGATTTAAGAGAGTTATAA